One part of the Muntiacus reevesi chromosome 18, mMunRee1.1, whole genome shotgun sequence genome encodes these proteins:
- the NSRP1 gene encoding nuclear speckle splicing regulatory protein 1 isoform X3 — protein MKQTKLEIQKALAEDSTVYEYDSIYDEMQKKKEESNPRLLLGKDRKPKYIHNLLKAVEIRKKEQEKRMEKKIQREREMEKGEFDDKEAFVTSAYKKKLQERAEEEERERRAAALEARLDVTKQRDLSGFYRHLLNQAVGEEEVPTCSFREARSGIKEEKSKGYSDEVSSESRIPHENCISRTGVKVEENPDADSDFDAKSSENDETEENKVNCRREKGTETLQNDSKHHRNPTHSPSSSEEREHGTKCHTKSCKSRGREKREGQHQERPSREQDTYYTDCDSRKEKKDSHRHRESSHRDSHWKRHEKEERLRGRDERERNDREWKREKDREKYPSREQERHRQRNNYDRHNEKGCEKEEKSKEKEEHVKARKERYENSDTYRDREKREVSVESSERNRDRKESSPNSRAKDRFLNQERASKMRDMEKDKERNPEKPPSSEASLGAKHRITEECQETGKEQEKPHETVSKFAKRSNEETVMSARDRYLARQMARINAKTYIEKEDD, from the exons ATGAAACAG accaaacTTGAAATTCAGAAGGCTCTTGCAGAAGATTCTACTGTATATGAATATGACAGTATTTATGATGAAatgcagaaaaagaaggaagaaagtaatCCCAGATTGCTTTTGGGAAAAGACCGAAAG CCCAAGTACATTCACAACTTATTGAAAGCAGTTGAAATTagaaaaaaggaacaagaaaaaagaatggaaaagaaaatacagagagaaCGAGAAATGGAAAAGGGAGAATTTGATGATAAAGAGGCATTCGTAACATCTGCTTATAAGAAAAAACTGCAAGAGAGAGctgaagaggaagaaagggaaagaagagccGCTGCACTTGAAG CACGTTTGGATGTAACCAAGCAGAGAGATCTCAGTGGATTTTATAGGCACCTATTAAATCAAGCAGTTGGTGAAGAGGAAGTACCTACATGCAGCTTTCGTGAAGCCAG gtctgggataaaagaagagaaatcaaaagGATATTCTGATGAAGTAAGTTCAGAGAGCAGAATACCCCATGAGAACTGCATTAGCCGAACTGGTGTGAAAGTAGAGGAAAACCCAGATGCAGACAGTGACTTTGATGCTAAGAGCAGTGAGAATGATGAAACGGAGGAAAATAAAGTGAACTGCAGAAGGGAAAAGGGCACAGAGACCTTACAAAATGACTCCAAGCATCACAGGAATCCTACCCACTCACCGTCATCTAGTGAAGAAAGAGAACATGGTACCAAATGCCACACAAAAAGTTGCAAGTCAAGAGGACGTGAGAAAAGGGAAGGTCAACACCAAGAGAGACCATCCAGGGAGCAGGACACCTATTACACTGACTGTGATTctcgaaaagaaaaaaaggattccCATAGGCACAGAGAGTCCAGTCACAGAGATTCACACTGGAAGAGgcatgaaaaagaagagagactgAGGGGAAGAGacgagagagaaagaaatgacagagaatggaaaagggaaaaagacagGGAGAAATATCCCTCCAGAGAACAGGAAAGACACAGACAACGAAATAATTATGACCGACACAATGAGAAAGGATgcgagaaggaagagaaaagcaaagaaaaggaagagcatgtgaaagcaagaaaagaaagatatgaaAACAGTGATACATACAGAGATAGAGAAAAACGAGAAGTCAGTGTTGAATCTTCAGAAAGAAATCGAGACAGAAAGGAAAGCAGCCCAAATTCTAGGGCAAAGGATAGGTTTCTTAACCAGGAAAGAGCCAGTAAAATGAGAGACAtggaaaaggacaaagaaagaaaCCCAGAGAAACCCCCTAGTTCTGAAGCGTCATTGGGAGCAAAACACAGAATCACAGAGGAATGCCAAGAGACAGGcaaagaacaagagaagccacatgaGACAGTGAGCAAGTTTGCAAAGCGGAGCAATGAAGAGACTGTAATGTCAGCAAGAGACAGATACTTGGCCCGGCAAATGGCAAGGATTAACGCAAAGACATATATTGAGAAAGAAGATGATTGA
- the NSRP1 gene encoding nuclear speckle splicing regulatory protein 1 isoform X2, giving the protein MRTKRKCSQTSVSESLQREAAKKQAMKQTKLEIQKALAEDSTVYEYDSIYDEMQKKKEESNPRLLLGKDRKPKYIHNLLKAVEIRKKEQEKRMEKKIQREREMEKGEFDDKEAFVTSAYKKKLQERAEEEERERRAAALEARLDVTKQRDLSGFYRHLLNQAVGEEEVPTCSFREARSGIKEEKSKGYSDEVSSESRIPHENCISRTGVKVEENPDADSDFDAKSSENDETEENKVNCRREKGTETLQNDSKHHRNPTHSPSSSEEREHGTKCHTKSCKSRGREKREGQHQERPSREQDTYYTDCDSRKEKKDSHRHRESSHRDSHWKRHEKEERLRGRDERERNDREWKREKDREKYPSREQERHRQRNNYDRHNEKGCEKEEKSKEKEEHVKARKERYENSDTYRDREKREVSVESSERNRDRKESSPNSRAKDRFLNQERASKMRDMEKDKERNPEKPPSSEASLGAKHRITEECQETGKEQEKPHETVSKFAKRSNEETVMSARDRYLARQMARINAKTYIEKEDD; this is encoded by the exons aCCTCCGTGAGTGAAAGCCTTCAGAGAGAAGCTGCCAAGAAGCAAGCAATGAAACAG accaaacTTGAAATTCAGAAGGCTCTTGCAGAAGATTCTACTGTATATGAATATGACAGTATTTATGATGAAatgcagaaaaagaaggaagaaagtaatCCCAGATTGCTTTTGGGAAAAGACCGAAAG CCCAAGTACATTCACAACTTATTGAAAGCAGTTGAAATTagaaaaaaggaacaagaaaaaagaatggaaaagaaaatacagagagaaCGAGAAATGGAAAAGGGAGAATTTGATGATAAAGAGGCATTCGTAACATCTGCTTATAAGAAAAAACTGCAAGAGAGAGctgaagaggaagaaagggaaagaagagccGCTGCACTTGAAG CACGTTTGGATGTAACCAAGCAGAGAGATCTCAGTGGATTTTATAGGCACCTATTAAATCAAGCAGTTGGTGAAGAGGAAGTACCTACATGCAGCTTTCGTGAAGCCAG gtctgggataaaagaagagaaatcaaaagGATATTCTGATGAAGTAAGTTCAGAGAGCAGAATACCCCATGAGAACTGCATTAGCCGAACTGGTGTGAAAGTAGAGGAAAACCCAGATGCAGACAGTGACTTTGATGCTAAGAGCAGTGAGAATGATGAAACGGAGGAAAATAAAGTGAACTGCAGAAGGGAAAAGGGCACAGAGACCTTACAAAATGACTCCAAGCATCACAGGAATCCTACCCACTCACCGTCATCTAGTGAAGAAAGAGAACATGGTACCAAATGCCACACAAAAAGTTGCAAGTCAAGAGGACGTGAGAAAAGGGAAGGTCAACACCAAGAGAGACCATCCAGGGAGCAGGACACCTATTACACTGACTGTGATTctcgaaaagaaaaaaaggattccCATAGGCACAGAGAGTCCAGTCACAGAGATTCACACTGGAAGAGgcatgaaaaagaagagagactgAGGGGAAGAGacgagagagaaagaaatgacagagaatggaaaagggaaaaagacagGGAGAAATATCCCTCCAGAGAACAGGAAAGACACAGACAACGAAATAATTATGACCGACACAATGAGAAAGGATgcgagaaggaagagaaaagcaaagaaaaggaagagcatgtgaaagcaagaaaagaaagatatgaaAACAGTGATACATACAGAGATAGAGAAAAACGAGAAGTCAGTGTTGAATCTTCAGAAAGAAATCGAGACAGAAAGGAAAGCAGCCCAAATTCTAGGGCAAAGGATAGGTTTCTTAACCAGGAAAGAGCCAGTAAAATGAGAGACAtggaaaaggacaaagaaagaaaCCCAGAGAAACCCCCTAGTTCTGAAGCGTCATTGGGAGCAAAACACAGAATCACAGAGGAATGCCAAGAGACAGGcaaagaacaagagaagccacatgaGACAGTGAGCAAGTTTGCAAAGCGGAGCAATGAAGAGACTGTAATGTCAGCAAGAGACAGATACTTGGCCCGGCAAATGGCAAGGATTAACGCAAAGACATATATTGAGAAAGAAGATGATTGA
- the NSRP1 gene encoding nuclear speckle splicing regulatory protein 1 isoform X1: MAIPGRQYGLILPKKAQQLHPVLQKPSVFGNDSDDDDDETSVSESLQREAAKKQAMKQTKLEIQKALAEDSTVYEYDSIYDEMQKKKEESNPRLLLGKDRKPKYIHNLLKAVEIRKKEQEKRMEKKIQREREMEKGEFDDKEAFVTSAYKKKLQERAEEEERERRAAALEARLDVTKQRDLSGFYRHLLNQAVGEEEVPTCSFREARSGIKEEKSKGYSDEVSSESRIPHENCISRTGVKVEENPDADSDFDAKSSENDETEENKVNCRREKGTETLQNDSKHHRNPTHSPSSSEEREHGTKCHTKSCKSRGREKREGQHQERPSREQDTYYTDCDSRKEKKDSHRHRESSHRDSHWKRHEKEERLRGRDERERNDREWKREKDREKYPSREQERHRQRNNYDRHNEKGCEKEEKSKEKEEHVKARKERYENSDTYRDREKREVSVESSERNRDRKESSPNSRAKDRFLNQERASKMRDMEKDKERNPEKPPSSEASLGAKHRITEECQETGKEQEKPHETVSKFAKRSNEETVMSARDRYLARQMARINAKTYIEKEDD; the protein is encoded by the exons aCCTCCGTGAGTGAAAGCCTTCAGAGAGAAGCTGCCAAGAAGCAAGCAATGAAACAG accaaacTTGAAATTCAGAAGGCTCTTGCAGAAGATTCTACTGTATATGAATATGACAGTATTTATGATGAAatgcagaaaaagaaggaagaaagtaatCCCAGATTGCTTTTGGGAAAAGACCGAAAG CCCAAGTACATTCACAACTTATTGAAAGCAGTTGAAATTagaaaaaaggaacaagaaaaaagaatggaaaagaaaatacagagagaaCGAGAAATGGAAAAGGGAGAATTTGATGATAAAGAGGCATTCGTAACATCTGCTTATAAGAAAAAACTGCAAGAGAGAGctgaagaggaagaaagggaaagaagagccGCTGCACTTGAAG CACGTTTGGATGTAACCAAGCAGAGAGATCTCAGTGGATTTTATAGGCACCTATTAAATCAAGCAGTTGGTGAAGAGGAAGTACCTACATGCAGCTTTCGTGAAGCCAG gtctgggataaaagaagagaaatcaaaagGATATTCTGATGAAGTAAGTTCAGAGAGCAGAATACCCCATGAGAACTGCATTAGCCGAACTGGTGTGAAAGTAGAGGAAAACCCAGATGCAGACAGTGACTTTGATGCTAAGAGCAGTGAGAATGATGAAACGGAGGAAAATAAAGTGAACTGCAGAAGGGAAAAGGGCACAGAGACCTTACAAAATGACTCCAAGCATCACAGGAATCCTACCCACTCACCGTCATCTAGTGAAGAAAGAGAACATGGTACCAAATGCCACACAAAAAGTTGCAAGTCAAGAGGACGTGAGAAAAGGGAAGGTCAACACCAAGAGAGACCATCCAGGGAGCAGGACACCTATTACACTGACTGTGATTctcgaaaagaaaaaaaggattccCATAGGCACAGAGAGTCCAGTCACAGAGATTCACACTGGAAGAGgcatgaaaaagaagagagactgAGGGGAAGAGacgagagagaaagaaatgacagagaatggaaaagggaaaaagacagGGAGAAATATCCCTCCAGAGAACAGGAAAGACACAGACAACGAAATAATTATGACCGACACAATGAGAAAGGATgcgagaaggaagagaaaagcaaagaaaaggaagagcatgtgaaagcaagaaaagaaagatatgaaAACAGTGATACATACAGAGATAGAGAAAAACGAGAAGTCAGTGTTGAATCTTCAGAAAGAAATCGAGACAGAAAGGAAAGCAGCCCAAATTCTAGGGCAAAGGATAGGTTTCTTAACCAGGAAAGAGCCAGTAAAATGAGAGACAtggaaaaggacaaagaaagaaaCCCAGAGAAACCCCCTAGTTCTGAAGCGTCATTGGGAGCAAAACACAGAATCACAGAGGAATGCCAAGAGACAGGcaaagaacaagagaagccacatgaGACAGTGAGCAAGTTTGCAAAGCGGAGCAATGAAGAGACTGTAATGTCAGCAAGAGACAGATACTTGGCCCGGCAAATGGCAAGGATTAACGCAAAGACATATATTGAGAAAGAAGATGATTGA